Genomic DNA from Haloarcula marina:
TCGCTGGTGCTCGCCGTGCCGCTCTCGGTGCTCGTCCTCGCGGTGGCGTGGCGGCGCGCGCACCCCGAAATCGGACTCGCGTTCGCGCTGGGCTACGCGAGCCACCTCCTCGGGGACACGTACGACGCGCTGTACTACTGGCGCGTCGAGGAGTTCACCTTCTTGCTGTGGCCCTTCGCCCCGGCGTATCCCTACGACCCGAGCGAGAACCTCTTCGAGGTGGTGCGGGCAATCGAACTGACCGGGAGCGTCGCGCTCCAACTGGGACTGGCCGCCGTCGGCGGCCTCGTCTTCCTCGCGCACTTCCTGTACGCGCCGTGGGTCCGCCCGACGGCCTGACGAGCGCGGCCGTGCCACCGGCGGCTTATTGGCCCTCGCTGTCTCACTCTGCGTATGACCGATTCAGTCGCCGGACAGACGGTTCTCGTGACGGGCGGCGCGGGCTTCATCGGGAGCCACCTCGTCGATGCCCTCCTGCCGGACAACGACGTTCGAATCCTCGATAGCTTCGTCAGCGGCGACCGGTCGCGCCCGCCCGCCGACGCGACCGTCGTCGAGGGCGACGTGCGCGACGAGGCCGCCCTCGCGCGAGCGATGGACGGCGTCGACACCGTCTTCCACGAGGCCGCTATCGTCAGCGTCGCCCAGTCCGTCGCGGACCCGACCACCAGCCACGCGGTCAACGTCGACGGGACGCTCTCGGTGCTGGAATCGGCCCGCCGACGCGATGCCCGGGTCGTGTTCGCGTCGAGCGCGGCCATCTACGGCGCGCCCGAATCGGTCCCCGTGAGCGAGACGGCCCCGAAACAGCCGTCGTCGCCGTACGGACTGGAGAAGCTCTCCGGGGACCACTACTGCCGACTGTACGCCGA
This window encodes:
- a CDS encoding metal-dependent hydrolase, giving the protein MYPWTHAAFGYLLLVVLAVLLWRRVSRLELAAVVVATQIPDVVDKPLAWWLTVLPSGRSLAHSLVLAVPLSVLVLAVAWRRAHPEIGLAFALGYASHLLGDTYDALYYWRVEEFTFLLWPFAPAYPYDPSENLFEVVRAIELTGSVALQLGLAAVGGLVFLAHFLYAPWVRPTA
- a CDS encoding NAD-dependent epimerase/dehydratase family protein; its protein translation is MTDSVAGQTVLVTGGAGFIGSHLVDALLPDNDVRILDSFVSGDRSRPPADATVVEGDVRDEAALARAMDGVDTVFHEAAIVSVAQSVADPTTSHAVNVDGTLSVLESARRRDARVVFASSAAIYGAPESVPVSETAPKQPSSPYGLEKLSGDHYCRLYADLYDLPTVALRYFNVYGPRQSGGDYAGAITAFTEQARAGGPLTVQGDGGQTRDFVNVADVVQANLRAAATDATGEAFNVGTGARTTIRDVAETIRDRVAPDAEIATVDPRPGDIRDSVADIGKAREKLGYEPTVSLEAGLADYLG